The Erigeron canadensis isolate Cc75 chromosome 4, C_canadensis_v1, whole genome shotgun sequence genome window below encodes:
- the LOC122596817 gene encoding uncharacterized protein LOC122596817, translating to MPPARAARMTAADIERMVAEGVGAALAAQQANQKNNGNPGNGLGMEQGNARRGCTYREFQQCKPLSFSGTEGAIGLIRWHEKMETVFRVSDCVADCQVKYATCTLQDGALTWWNAYAQQVGIDAAYAFTWEKLKEKMRDEYCPRNEIQKLEMEFWHLKTKGLEVTEYTT from the coding sequence atGCCGCCTGCGAGAGCAGCTAGGATGACCGCCGCCGACATTGAACGAATGGTAGCCGAGGGTGTGGGAGCTGCACTTGCCGCCCAACAGGCTAACCAGAAAAACAATGGTAACCCCGGGAATGGTCTTGGAATGGAGCAAGGAAATGCACGGAGGGGATGCACTTATCGGGAATTTCAGCAGTGCAAACCCTTAAGTTTCAGTGGTACTGAAGGAGCCATTGGACTAATTCGCTGGCACGAGAAAATGGAAACAGTGTTTCGTGTAAGTGATTGTGTCGCTGATTGCCAAGTTAAGTATGCCACTTGCACACTGCAAGATGGTGCATTGACATGGTGGAATGCATACGCCCAACAAGTAGGAATTGATGCTGCTTATGCCTTCACATGGGAGAAATTAAAGGAGAAAATGAGGGATGAGTATTGTccaaggaatgaaattcaaaagcTAGAAATGGAATTCTGGCACTTGAAAACCAAAGGTCTCGAAGTAACTGAGTACACTACCTGA